The Corynebacterium glaucum genome includes a region encoding these proteins:
- a CDS encoding response regulator transcription factor translates to MAENPQGVKVLVVDDEPNIVELLTVSLKFQGFDVESTNSGQEALELARTFKPDAYILDVMMPGMDGFELLGKLRGEGLEGPVLFLTAKDSVEDRIHGLTIGADDYVTKPFSLEEVITRLRVILRRGNVTEDSGEDATLRYADLTLNDETHEVTKAGEIVELSPTEFNLLRYLMLNAEVVVSKAKILDNVWHYDFGGDGNVVESYISYLRRKIDTGDVPLIHTVRGVGYVLRTPRS, encoded by the coding sequence ATGGCTGAAAATCCGCAGGGTGTGAAGGTGCTTGTCGTTGATGATGAGCCGAATATCGTCGAGCTTTTGACGGTCTCCCTGAAATTCCAGGGGTTCGATGTGGAGAGCACGAACTCCGGACAAGAGGCGCTCGAGCTCGCGCGCACCTTCAAGCCGGATGCCTACATCCTGGACGTGATGATGCCGGGCATGGATGGCTTTGAGCTGCTGGGCAAGCTGCGGGGCGAAGGCTTGGAAGGTCCCGTGCTCTTCCTGACCGCGAAGGATTCCGTGGAGGACCGCATCCACGGCCTGACCATCGGCGCCGACGACTACGTGACCAAGCCGTTCAGCCTCGAAGAGGTGATCACCCGCCTGCGCGTGATTCTGCGCCGCGGAAACGTCACCGAGGACAGCGGCGAGGACGCCACCCTGCGCTACGCCGACCTGACGCTGAACGACGAGACCCACGAGGTGACCAAGGCCGGCGAGATCGTGGAGCTTTCGCCGACCGAGTTCAACCTGCTGCGCTACCTCATGCTTAACGCGGAGGTCGTGGTGTCCAAGGCCAAGATCTTGGATAATGTGTGGCACTACGACTTCGGCGGTGACGGCAACGTGGTCGAGTCTTACATCTCCTACCTGCGCCGTAAGATCGACACCGGCGACGTTCCGCTGATTCACACCGTGCGCGGTGTGGGCTACGTGCTGAGGACGCCGCGCTCCTAA
- the thrE gene encoding threonine/serine exporter ThrE, with protein MVNGLWDRMRGSRQRVATIDEARTSPPPSVLAPVDLTDPNQVAAVMMIGARIGEILMANGTTSSDAIAQIRTVTSSYGLHYCHVDITVNTITMNAVIGGKDRTPVTVFRVVTMLSENYHKLQEADRLIRSIRAGATRPEMAEKILDDIDRSPIPYRNTRFLLGCAFMGAAVSILLGGDLLMALVGGITAFLIMGFNKVLSRNDLPYFYHCVLGGFIATIPAAIFYDFAASIGRTVVPSQVIASGIVVLLAGLTLVQSLLDGVTGSPLTASARFFNTALNTGGIVAGVAMGLYFTDIVGVSLPPVETMAPRPSLDGVLWRIFGSATAAAAFAITCFAERTAIIVSFITAAAGSAMYYVFLLPFGTDRFLATAACATVVGLAGGLIARRLMIPPVITAVAGVTPFLPGSGIYRGMYAVLNEQMVVGMSNIFSAIAVCMALAGGVVFGEWLARRIRAPQLYRPYRAIKRMGRVTFQQIRRAERPRRKKR; from the coding sequence GTGGTAAATGGACTGTGGGACAGAATGCGCGGCTCGCGCCAACGCGTGGCGACAATCGACGAAGCCCGCACCTCTCCCCCACCCTCAGTCCTCGCCCCGGTCGACCTGACAGATCCCAATCAGGTGGCTGCTGTGATGATGATCGGCGCGCGCATCGGCGAGATCCTCATGGCCAACGGCACTACCTCGTCGGATGCGATTGCGCAGATTCGCACCGTGACCTCGTCGTACGGCCTGCACTACTGCCACGTCGACATCACGGTGAACACCATCACCATGAACGCCGTCATCGGCGGTAAAGACCGCACCCCGGTCACCGTCTTCCGCGTGGTCACCATGCTTTCGGAGAACTACCACAAGCTCCAGGAAGCCGACCGCCTGATCCGCTCCATCCGCGCCGGCGCCACGCGCCCCGAGATGGCGGAGAAGATCCTCGACGACATCGACCGCTCCCCGATCCCATACCGCAACACTCGCTTCCTGCTGGGCTGTGCGTTCATGGGTGCGGCGGTGTCGATCCTGCTCGGCGGCGACCTTCTCATGGCGCTTGTCGGCGGTATCACCGCTTTCCTCATCATGGGCTTCAACAAAGTCCTCTCTCGCAACGACCTGCCGTACTTCTACCACTGCGTCCTCGGCGGCTTCATTGCCACCATCCCGGCCGCGATCTTCTACGACTTCGCCGCCTCAATCGGCCGCACGGTCGTGCCCAGCCAGGTCATTGCGTCGGGCATTGTGGTGCTGCTCGCAGGTCTAACGTTGGTGCAATCGCTTCTCGACGGCGTGACCGGCTCCCCACTCACCGCCTCAGCGCGGTTCTTCAACACCGCGCTAAACACGGGCGGGATTGTCGCCGGCGTGGCAATGGGTCTCTACTTCACCGACATCGTCGGCGTGAGCCTGCCGCCGGTGGAAACTATGGCCCCGCGTCCCTCACTCGACGGTGTCCTGTGGCGCATTTTCGGCTCCGCCACCGCTGCCGCCGCCTTCGCGATCACCTGTTTTGCGGAACGCACCGCCATCATCGTCAGCTTCATCACCGCCGCCGCAGGTTCCGCAATGTACTACGTGTTCCTGCTGCCGTTTGGCACAGACCGCTTCCTCGCCACCGCGGCATGTGCCACCGTCGTCGGCCTTGCCGGTGGTTTGATTGCCCGCCGCCTGATGATCCCGCCGGTGATCACGGCAGTCGCCGGTGTCACCCCGTTCCTGCCAGGCTCCGGCATCTACCGCGGCATGTACGCCGTGCTGAACGAGCAGATGGTCGTGGGCATGAGCAACATCTTCTCCGCTATCGCAGTCTGCATGGCGCTCGCCGGCGGCGTGGTGTTTGGCGAGTGGCTCGCCCGCCGCATCCGCGCCCCACAGCTCTACCGCCCGTACCGGGCCATCAAGCGGATGGGCCGCGTCACCTTCCAACAGATCCGCAGGGCGGAGCGCCCGCGTCGCAAGAAGCGGTAG
- a CDS encoding histone has protein sequence MPPKITDSRPASDAVIEMEEQTASGARRIVATYAEDFHDGVTLMSMLGVEPKGFVYKRYNEQREQELAESGDNAAEETTAKKSTKKASKKKATKKAAKKTTKKATKKATKKTTKKATKKAAKKSSTTED, from the coding sequence GTGCCACCGAAGATCACCGATTCCCGCCCCGCTTCCGATGCCGTCATCGAGATGGAGGAGCAGACGGCGTCCGGTGCGCGACGGATTGTGGCCACCTACGCCGAGGACTTCCACGATGGTGTCACCCTGATGTCCATGCTGGGCGTTGAGCCGAAGGGCTTCGTGTACAAGCGCTACAACGAGCAGCGCGAGCAGGAGCTCGCCGAGTCCGGCGACAACGCAGCTGAAGAGACTACGGCAAAGAAGTCCACAAAGAAGGCTTCCAAGAAGAAGGCGACCAAGAAGGCCGCGAAAAAGACCACCAAGAAGGCGACGAAGAAGGCCACCAAGAAAACCACGAAGAAGGCCACCAAAAAGGCCGCGAAGAAGAGCTCGACCACCGAGGACTAG
- a CDS encoding LacI family DNA-binding transcriptional regulator: protein MPSLASIAAEVGVSRTTVSNAYNNPEQLSKALRERILAVAKARGYAGPDPMARSLRTQKTGAIGVVLTEALNFAFEDKASVDFLAGLSDIRDYSLTLIPDGASMHTAIVDGIVVYSVPSEDPQLADAQARGLPLVVCDQPKDVEVPFVGIDDRKAIKPAAEALVRAGHRRVGILAKRMFSEPYNGEVEDVSSADLVVQRERVLGAQEVLGEVPVVTRHLNDPDSAADGARELLGLYPDLTAVLCTTDSMALGVLEAFGETLSVTGFDGIEEARLRGLTTVLQPNRRKGEAAGVMLRSLIDGRPTGPERIILDTDFVPGSTVFEV from the coding sequence ATGCCCTCGCTTGCTTCGATTGCCGCAGAAGTTGGTGTGTCTCGAACGACCGTCTCCAACGCGTACAACAACCCGGAGCAGCTGTCGAAAGCGCTGCGTGAGCGGATCCTGGCGGTGGCAAAGGCGCGCGGGTACGCGGGGCCGGATCCGATGGCGCGCTCGCTGCGCACGCAGAAGACCGGGGCAATCGGGGTAGTGCTCACTGAGGCGCTGAACTTCGCGTTCGAGGACAAGGCCTCGGTCGACTTTCTCGCGGGATTGTCGGATATTCGGGATTATTCGCTGACGCTGATTCCCGACGGCGCGAGCATGCACACCGCGATTGTGGACGGCATAGTGGTCTACTCCGTGCCCAGCGAAGATCCCCAGCTTGCGGATGCGCAGGCGCGGGGACTTCCGCTGGTGGTGTGCGACCAGCCGAAGGATGTCGAGGTGCCGTTTGTGGGCATCGATGACCGCAAGGCGATCAAGCCCGCGGCCGAAGCGCTGGTGCGCGCCGGGCACCGCCGTGTCGGGATTCTGGCGAAACGGATGTTCTCCGAGCCGTACAACGGCGAAGTTGAAGACGTCTCCTCGGCGGATCTGGTGGTGCAGCGCGAGCGCGTCCTTGGCGCACAGGAGGTGCTGGGGGAGGTGCCGGTGGTCACGCGCCACCTGAACGACCCGGATTCCGCCGCCGACGGCGCGCGCGAGCTGCTCGGCCTCTACCCGGATCTCACGGCCGTTTTGTGCACCACGGACTCGATGGCACTCGGCGTGTTGGAGGCGTTCGGCGAAACGCTTTCGGTCACCGGTTTCGACGGCATCGAAGAAGCCAGGCTCCGCGGGCTCACCACCGTACTGCAGCCGAATCGGCGCAAGGGGGAAGCGGCGGGGGTGATGTTGCGCTCGCTTATCGACGGTCGCCCTACCGGCCCCGAACGCATCATCCTGGACACCGACTTCGTGCCCGGCAGTACCGTGTTTGAGGTGTAG
- the rlmB gene encoding 23S rRNA (guanosine(2251)-2'-O)-methyltransferase RlmB, translating to MAKPYERPDKQKKNKKGPTKGSGGQRRRGLKGKGATPKAEDRVYHAAHKRKLEQQRRAQGRHEREKADLVVGRNPVVECLHAKVPAEALYVALGTAHDDRLSEAVTLANSKGLPVHEVQRSVLDEMTGNGMHQGIGLKIQPYKYADVFDLIAGVNDRQETGMFVVLDNITDPRNLGAVIRSTAAFGGHGVIIPERRSAQVTGVAWRTSAGTAARLPVAKATNLTRTIKEFKDNGYVVVGLDAGGEHTLDTFDQATDPVVIVVGSEGKGISRLVRENCDVIMSIPMVDWVESLNASVAAGVVLSEFARQRRQPGNQ from the coding sequence ATGGCGAAGCCGTACGAGCGCCCCGATAAGCAAAAGAAGAACAAGAAGGGCCCGACGAAGGGTTCGGGCGGGCAACGCCGCCGCGGGCTGAAGGGCAAGGGCGCGACCCCGAAGGCGGAGGACCGCGTCTACCACGCGGCGCACAAACGCAAACTGGAGCAGCAGCGGCGCGCGCAGGGCCGCCACGAGCGGGAGAAAGCGGACCTGGTCGTCGGCCGCAACCCGGTCGTGGAGTGCCTGCACGCGAAAGTGCCGGCGGAGGCGCTGTATGTGGCGCTCGGCACCGCGCACGACGACCGCCTCAGCGAGGCCGTGACGCTGGCGAACTCGAAAGGCCTGCCGGTGCACGAGGTGCAGCGCAGCGTGCTCGATGAGATGACCGGCAACGGCATGCACCAGGGCATCGGCCTGAAGATCCAGCCGTACAAGTATGCGGACGTGTTCGACCTGATCGCGGGCGTCAACGACCGCCAGGAGACCGGCATGTTCGTGGTGCTGGATAACATCACTGACCCGCGCAACCTCGGCGCGGTGATCCGCTCGACGGCGGCGTTTGGCGGCCACGGCGTGATCATCCCGGAGCGCCGCTCGGCGCAGGTCACGGGCGTTGCGTGGCGCACCTCGGCGGGCACTGCGGCGCGCCTGCCGGTGGCCAAGGCGACGAATTTGACCCGCACCATCAAGGAATTCAAGGACAACGGCTACGTCGTCGTCGGCCTCGACGCGGGCGGCGAGCACACCCTGGATACCTTCGATCAGGCGACGGACCCGGTGGTCATCGTCGTCGGCTCCGAGGGCAAGGGCATCTCCCGCCTCGTGCGCGAGAACTGCGACGTCATCATGTCCATCCCGATGGTGGACTGGGTCGAGTCGCTCAACGCTTCCGTCGCGGCGGGCGTTGTGCTCAGCGAGTTCGCGCGTCAGCGACGTCAGCCAGGAAATCAGTAA
- a CDS encoding sensor histidine kinase — MPSPSVYSVRKPLQKRLVTLVVLTAALAMLISFTFVFFLMRSFLYQRVDEQLKDGLDTWVGQSAPLIPSYGAPSDFHQMIWRPEYGSFEPITSTTPPDYEQLSDFDKAQTIGSVTGSEFNRQWRAMAREESNGTVRMVAKKLDAERRTLTGLALTEGAIGLLATLAIILIGRRQVANALAPLREVERTALAIAGGDQDRRIPSWSRDTEVGKLSYAVNTMVTQLQDTVTEAEAKEEQMRRFVGDASHELRTPLTSVRGYAELYRTGMAPDADMVLNKIEEESARMQLLVEDLLALTRAEGARLEKRPVDMLGTVTTAASTAKAAFPGRVVNINHDCTRQPVVDGDPDRLHQVLLNLITNAFKHAGEDAVVTITLRDNLDRLSIDIADDGVGMSQEDAEHIFDRFYRADTSRTRATGGSGLGLAIVKSIIEQHDGTVSVETAPGKGSTFTLSLPLPREAA; from the coding sequence ATGCCCTCCCCTTCCGTCTACTCCGTGCGCAAGCCGCTGCAGAAACGGCTGGTGACGCTCGTGGTGCTCACCGCCGCGCTGGCGATGCTGATCAGCTTCACCTTCGTGTTCTTCCTGATGCGCAGCTTCCTGTACCAGCGGGTGGACGAGCAGCTCAAAGACGGGCTGGACACGTGGGTGGGCCAGTCCGCGCCGCTGATCCCCAGCTACGGCGCCCCGAGCGATTTCCACCAGATGATCTGGCGCCCGGAGTACGGCTCCTTCGAGCCCATCACCTCGACTACGCCGCCTGACTACGAGCAGCTGAGCGACTTTGACAAGGCACAGACCATCGGCTCGGTCACAGGCTCTGAGTTCAACCGACAATGGCGCGCGATGGCCCGCGAGGAATCCAACGGCACCGTGCGCATGGTGGCCAAAAAGCTCGACGCGGAGCGACGCACGCTCACCGGTCTCGCACTCACGGAAGGAGCCATCGGGCTCTTGGCGACGTTGGCGATCATCCTCATTGGGCGCCGCCAAGTCGCGAACGCGCTTGCGCCCCTACGTGAAGTGGAGCGCACCGCCCTGGCAATTGCGGGAGGCGACCAAGACCGGCGCATCCCCTCGTGGTCCCGCGACACCGAAGTGGGCAAGCTCTCATACGCGGTGAATACCATGGTCACCCAGCTGCAGGACACGGTGACGGAAGCAGAAGCGAAAGAGGAGCAAATGCGCCGCTTCGTCGGCGACGCCTCCCACGAGCTGCGCACCCCGCTCACCAGCGTGCGCGGGTACGCGGAGCTCTACCGCACCGGCATGGCCCCGGACGCGGACATGGTGCTGAACAAGATCGAGGAGGAATCCGCCCGCATGCAGCTGCTGGTGGAGGATCTGCTCGCGCTCACCCGCGCGGAGGGTGCGCGTCTGGAGAAACGGCCGGTGGACATGCTCGGCACTGTCACCACAGCCGCCAGCACGGCGAAGGCGGCCTTTCCTGGCCGGGTGGTCAACATCAACCACGACTGCACCCGCCAGCCGGTGGTCGACGGCGACCCCGACCGCCTGCACCAGGTGCTGCTCAACCTGATTACCAACGCGTTCAAACACGCCGGCGAGGACGCGGTGGTCACGATTACCCTGCGCGACAACCTTGACCGGCTGTCCATCGACATCGCCGACGACGGCGTCGGCATGAGCCAGGAGGATGCCGAGCACATCTTCGACCGCTTCTACCGCGCAGACACTTCACGCACCCGCGCCACCGGCGGCTCGGGGTTGGGCCTGGCGATTGTGAAGTCCATCATCGAGCAGCACGACGGCACGGTCAGCG